The Periophthalmus magnuspinnatus isolate fPerMag1 chromosome 17, fPerMag1.2.pri, whole genome shotgun sequence sequence gtttatagaAACTTACTTAGTGCGTACTGTACCTCTGTCCATCTCTAACTAGTCTAAATTAGTGGAATGGAACTCAACAGTCTTGCCCACCTCCAAATCTGTTCTGATTCCCAAATTAATTttccattgattttttttttttttttttttttcatatacaaAAAACTCGTATATTAAGAATTCAAAGGTATCATGAAGGCTAACCTGCTATGTGCTTACTAATGTCCATAACatagttgttttaagtccaaaaagcacgtTTATAATGCAAGATTCTGCGAGATTTTACATAAGATTATAGgttttgtggtcattagttaatACATAGCTGATTCTGCCTGAGGTTTCAAACTTTACGTTTTTAAATCAAAGTCTATGGGacaaatgaatgggaaattcgCTTCTGGAACCAGGAGGTTGGTGGTCACTGCTCCATTCTCCTAGACAAAAACATTGAGAAAATCTGTTGAACTACTGCTTTAACATTCGGCATTCTTTTACGTTCCTTTTTTATAAGTCCAGATATAAAATTATGAGATTTAATGTAAACTTTTGAAAGCATATATAATAGAAATATATTTGGCGCGAGTGACTGTTTCTGTGTGGATAAGGCATGACAGTAGTCGGGTTTCCATGCGTGAAGTTATATTCGAGCATTATAaagaacatatttatttaacaatgtatttataataaacTGTAACTGTATGTGATCATTAGTGTGTAAATGTCATTGGATTCACCCCATGGAAACCCTTATGTTACGATTTTGATTGAACTTTTGCTTTTCAGTTCAAAATATGAACAGGGGAGGGATTTTGCTTCTCATGATTCACAGCTATTTATTTTGTACTATTTATTTAGCAGTATTCTTGCTCCATTGCACTGtacatttcagagctttttttttttgaatgtgGCGTTCAGATTCAGTAGTATCAAGGCTTTAAAAGTATCGTGTTTACAGCGCTGTACATTCCAGTGTCTCGTATCGTATCACGAGCAGCGCGGaggttttgtttgtcttttgatATGAGCCACGTGACGTCATAAAGCAGAGCAGACTGTTCTTCTTCCAGAGCAATAGCCCAGGAGTCTGCAACCATTGTCTCAAGAGGAGCCACATGCGGCTCCTTAGAGTCTGTGGTGCCACTGGAATAAAAAGTCTACAGTGTTTGTAGCACCAGAgggtatttactttatttagaacaacaacaaaactgtgTCTAAAGTCATAAAAAGTAACTCTGATTTTACTATAATGTTAATTTGGTGAGAATAAAGATTATGTTTAAGTTGCTGGGTTATAATTACACATTAAATGCACCAGAACGCAGGAAACTACATCATTTACTTTAAAGTTTCCTGGGTTCCCTGAAACTTGCAATAAATCCACATTTATAGAtacaaaatgctatatttacttGACAGCAAACACTTGACATACTTCTTTTACCTTAATTTTAATCAGTTTGTCTCGCCCCTTGCATTGAAATACTTGCAACTTTTTCTGACTTTTATGTGGTTTGAAATGGGCCAATGTGGCTCTTTTGCTGTTAATGGTTGCAGACGCCTGTCCCTCTCCACACCGAGTATCCATGGCACAGACTGTCACCGGAAGACCAAAGACGAGCAGAGCCCAGGTGTAGCAAAGGGGAAAGCGTTTGACCTACTCTGAACACTTTTGACCTCCTCTGAACACTTGATGCTTGatttctatgtttttgttttcgttTGGTCGTTTTTATTATTTGGGTTTTTATTGCGTTTTTGCTACAGCTGTGAATTGTCCATCCCTTTCAGTGTAAATAGTAATttctgccccctgctgggtGTTAGTTAAATTGTGTGAAATGTGCTGTAATTCTGAAATGctgaatatttgtttaaaaaataaggATTATATCAAAGAATAAAACTAACAGCTGGAAACTGTTCTGATCCACTGTCATTCTTGTCACATCTAATACAGCatcagtttttattgttttaatattattataacttgctgGTAATTTTTACAGCTTTGCATTATTAGACAATGGGGTATTCAGTGAAGCTACagcagtgcaactttaaaaccAAATGTGGTCTGTTTTTACCTTCATGGCTTGTGTTCACTTTCTAGAATTTGGTGaggtcataatttcagatgcaAAGCAGAGACttgtaaaacaaatgttcaaCTTTATCTTTCTGCAGATTGgaagaggtgggtagagtagccaaaaaatgtatttaagtaagggtaagagtaacgttacttccaaatactattactcaagtagaattaCTTGAAattcaagaaattactcaagagtaaaaaagtatttgggaaaagtactactcaacaCCATAAGCCATCTGcgatctgacagttaaacagcaaaattCCACCAtcattctgacctgtctccagatcagattaaagtgcatttcacagattcatatatttttataattctaatttggtttggtgggatagtacctgtggtctgTATTTATAATAGCTTCACATctgttaagtggcagtttgtggggaaaaaaaagttgaaaagaataGTACGAAACTATAGGATGTAGTGGTGAATTCTGAAACAGAACTAACATCAACACTTAAAATAGGATCTGTTTCTAAAAAGTGCATGCTCTGAGCACAGCAGTACACTACTGTCTCAAAGCTAAtcctaacttttattaaaagcatgaaatataaaataaacatttaaattcaaagtaattaaaataaagactatctgattgtttttaaatgtggaatACTTTGtggtattgttttaatatttattgtgcctcaaaattagcattagcattgaaaacatctctctttcttttttctattttatttgtgtagtttttaacatgttgccaATGACTATCACCCACAGCTCCCCATCCaatgcctcatctttaaatatatattcattttatcatgactctgtaaaaacctcatagagatacaattggacaggaagcagtgacgctaacagtgaagcTGCAAGGCGCTTTTCTGCCCAGAGCCTATTCTATCCAATATTTATGAGgaaagaatacatttttctgacacattaaacattgatttaacaaaataaacatgttgttatccttttttttttgtctaatctgaactattgtgtaatttagacacgttttggcccttgttaacattatagttaacaaaggccaaaacttatagttgctaggtaacggAACTAGAATTACCtttacatatgtcatatctgttgCCTGGGTCAACAGTGTCAAcgagtcaacactgcaccgattctctggaggatTTAAACATCTCTGTAGTCCACATAGAACTTACTTACTGTTAAAATTgccagccccatgcaaaataatataaccTGGATGACAATTGATATGGCAACTTCAGGACCTATTTCtgatccacagtgaaacaggcTCAAGAGtagagatagaccgatatatTGATTTGCAGATATATCAGGCCGATATTCGCCCTTTTTGTGTATTGGCTATCGGCCTGAAATCTCATCCCtgggccgatattttgtttaagcTCACCTActacataaagctttattttaacactttagtgcaacaatgacatttacaaagtgaaACTGAAGTTTTTGAGTGTATAATATCTATCCAGTAGAAAGTGACCTTTCACCTGAATACAGTAATAAACTACATCCAGCCTCTCCACATGATGGCGTTGTTACTCTTCCTGTGTTGTCCATCTGAACTGTTTGACCATCTATGGCTTGGTTGGCCCTGTTCGTCTATCTCCACTGATTAAAtgtttgggggaaaaaagtgtAAAGACAGCCCCCTTTTCCAATTCAATATCTAAAAAAGTACAAGATGTGAACAGCTTTAGTGATAAtttaataaacaataacaaacatGTAGATAAGCAGAGTTATATACAAAAGATATGAAACATGCAAAAAGGGCAGGGTcaataaaatatatcaaatagAACATTGtaatatatacttttatattagTAAGTAAGTGCTTGTAAACAGTCGAGTCATACACTTGGCACAGTGGCTTTGGTTGCACTTTTGGTTTGAGTTTCCACAGCAGCcctctgtctctatggagactcTTATGGCTTTAAAGTTCCACTGACGGCGTTTAGAGGACCGTGTGTCAGTGTTTCAGGTCCTGATCCAGGACTTTGGTGACGAGAAGCTTAGGCGATATTCCACAGTGATAAACTTTGGTTTGATGAGACAAAGGTCAAACACTATTTGTCCAAATGAGACACAGAGTCCATCACACGTCCCAGGACATTGGAGTCTTATTGTCCATGAGGAGGAGTCCTGTTCAACACTGATCTGAACATTCTGCTGCCCGCCCTAAAGACATGTGCTACAAGCAAGAATGTTTTCTCAGCCAAACAGGGCACATTCAGGGACTCAGCCCCTGCTCCACTCCATCAGTCCATCTGCCCTCACACTAGTGTCCTGGAGAAGAGGTAATGGCACTAATAAGCCTGCACCTGATTGGGCAGCAGTTGGCACCCACTGCTCACGTGACTCATGACCTTCTGTTtgagctgtgccacctgctcgCGCAGGACGCTCGCGGTGGATGCCAGCtcagtgttttgtgtctttAGTGTCTTTACTTTGTCCTCGAGCCGAGAGATACGCTCCAGTTTACGTTTGCGGCACTTGGAGGCGGCGATGCGGTTGCGCAGCTTCTTGCGCTCTGCCTTGATGCGCTCCTGGTTGTCCATGTCAATGGGCGACAACGGTGGActgtctccaaagctctgtGCGTCTGGCACTGTCTGCGGCTCGTCCTTTAGGCGCAGAGCAGGCTGCGGGTTTACAGAGGGCTGGGGGAACTGTGCGGTGTCCGTGGGATAGCTGAGCGCGTGCCCGTATCCATTGAGCGTAGTGTACACGGGCAGGTCCGCGTGCATCAGCTCCAGTCTGTCCGCGTGCACAGACTCGAGCTGGTTCTGTTTGTGGAGGTCCTCCAGAGCCTTTACAAAGCCCTCCGCGAACTCCTGCTCTGCCTCTGCGGGTTTGGGGCACAGGAAGGCCGCGTTGGACTGCAGCAGCAGCCGCTCAATGTCTGGAGTAGCCAACTTCATCAAGCCGAGCTCCGTGGAGTCAGAGCCGGGCTTGAGCTGTGTCTGTTCCTGCTCCAAAGCTCCGGGAATGTCCTTCTTTACCACCGAGAGCCGCTGAGACACACCCGGGAACAAGGGCTCCATGTCCGTGTCACATCCAGCACCAGGCGGGCATCtgagctgtgtgtggagctgtgtgtggagctgtgtgtggagatgtgtgtggagctgtgtgtggagctgtgtgcggagctgtgtgtggagctgtagAAAACAAAGACAAGTCTTAACTTAGTAATATTAACATGGAGACAAAGTTCTGCGCGTAAACCGGACAAGCCGGAATCACAGATCTAACTCTGCGTCATAACTGACCCAGGGCACAAAAACAGACTGAACGAGGAGGAATAGGCCACTTTAACCCAACACACAGGCCTATTTAGCCTCCACTAAGCTACAATGTGCATTTAGCTTCCAAAATACGAATGGGCCAGTCGACAGCACTTAGATACACGTACAGACTCAAAGCGAAACCAAACAAGCAGCTATCTGACGAGCTGTCACGTCCCACGAGTCTAAACTCCAAGTCTGAcctatttctgtttgtttacacgATAGAACGGCCTGATACCTGCGCTGgtgtcctgctctggtcctccGGGCGCAGGTTCTCTCTCGGTCTCAGTCCGGGATAGATTCTGAGAGATTTGGGTCTAACATTTCCATTATGTCACCGCCGCGCGCACAGATTGGTCCACAATGACGCGCGTTTCCGGTTTCATTTGAATAAAGGGGCCGAGCCGCACCCGTGGCCATGGAGACGGGAAGGTAAACTCCAAACagtgcaatgcattgtggtttGATGTCATCTCGGGAGGAGAGGGAGTTTGGGCGGGGACCGAGCTAAAGGAGTGGGCCCAGAACCGGACTTTCTGTACTCTTAAACTAAAGTTATGTGTTGACAAAACCTGCACCTCTCATGTAGGCATAATATAAGGAGCTGGAGCATTATCAAAACTAGGGACAGTGAGATGAATGTAAGAAGTAAAGGTGAGGAAGGGGAAAACACTGAAGAGAAAAATGAGAAGTAAACAATCGGTGATAACAAACTAAAAGGTCAGTCCACTaaagctgtcaaaagtatcaaaatgaacctttcctgaataactttagaatgatcttgagctgtatctttcacaaatataagacacatagactagtatacacccatggaccactatggaacctacgtgacagagggattacacagatataagaccacacggaaatataaaagaaagtactgtaatttaatgtagaaaatcacattctactgtctaaataaagagtgttttttattatcattgcagtatcggaatcagtatcgagtcttttccttagtatcaaaattgagctTGAAAGTTTAGTATCGTGGCGACACCATAGGCCACTGCTGGAGATGATGAGTGTGCTGTGTTCAGTGGAAGAATCTAGTAAGTTCAGAACATCCCATTACTAGAATAGACTATAGTGTCAAATCCTCCCCCATAGTCTAAAAAGAACATGGACTCGATGTTAGCAGGACAACATCTCACTTTGTTGCTCCTTGTACTgttattcacataaaaagtgttcaaaaaggcttaaatatgaaatacatgATGTAGGGTGACAATATGcccaaaaataaatatcacaatttcatttttattattacataaaGACTCTATATTTGTGTTATGTATAAGAGGGATTTAAAGGCATCTGCTTCTTTTGAAAGTCCACACTGCTCTGTGTTAACTCCACCTGTCCCTCACTCCAGG is a genomic window containing:
- the LOC117384671 gene encoding transcription factor JunD-like; its protein translation is MEPLFPGVSQRLSVVKKDIPGALEQEQTQLKPGSDSTELGLMKLATPDIERLLLQSNAAFLCPKPAEAEQEFAEGFVKALEDLHKQNQLESVHADRLELMHADLPVYTTLNGYGHALSYPTDTAQFPQPSVNPQPALRLKDEPQTVPDAQSFGDSPPLSPIDMDNQERIKAERKKLRNRIAASKCRKRKLERISRLEDKVKTLKTQNTELASTASVLREQVAQLKQKVMSHVSSGCQLLPNQVQAY